One Scyliorhinus canicula chromosome 12, sScyCan1.1, whole genome shotgun sequence genomic region harbors:
- the LOC119974806 gene encoding putative ubiquitin carboxyl-terminal hydrolase 50 translates to MEDNNSRARYYHLVPKYSNGSSVESSVSNTGTERNTGGSGQTGLANSGNTCYMNCILQCLCNTTPLVEYFITGAYADDVNRSRGELSNAFSALVMDMWLGDCVYVFPDEVKRVLGKLHASFSDGTQQDAQELLLFFLNVLHNDLKRADCIRIKQPPSSFQQPPSSFQQPPSSFQQPPSSFQQPPSSFQQPPSSFQQPASSFQQPPSSFQQPASSFQQPPSSFQQPPSSFQQPPSSFQQPPSSFQQPPSSFQQPPSSFQQPASSFQQPPSSFQQPPSSFQQPPSSFQQPPSSFQQPDCLRLFFKDEVLSSRDQPFCSFCGRKQDQTESIQLLKAPDIIIIHLKRFESDDHGNRKLTSTVAFPLEDLDLSQYTTNPATQQLKYHLYAVVNHTGTLDSGHYTAYCKNPVTQTWHEFNDAKVSSISEQKIQSPAAYVLFYNCVNFQWAQ, encoded by the exons AGCTCGATACTACCATCTTGTACCTAAATATAGTAATGGCTCCTCAGTGGAATCCAGCGTGTCTAACACTGGCACCGAGAGGAACACAGGTGGCTCTGGCCAAACTGGACTTGCCAATTCGGGTAACACCTGCTACATGAACTGCATTCTGCAATGCCTCTGCAACACCACCCCATTGGTCGAATATTTCATAACTGGGGCTTATGCTGATGATGTAAACAG AAGTCGAGGTGAACTTTCCAACGCATTCTCTGCCTTAGTGATGGATATGTGGCTTGGTGATTGTGTCTATGTCTTCCCTGATGAAGTAAAACGAGTCCTTGGAAAATTACATGCTTCCTTTTCTGATGGCACACAGCAAGATGCCCAGGAACTTTTACTTTTCTTCCTGAATGTTCTCCATAATGATCTGAAAAGG gcagattgCATCCGCATCAAGCAGCCACCCAGCTCCTTCCAGCAGCCACCCAGCTCCTTCCAGCAGCCACCCAGCTCCTTCCAGCAGCCACCCAGCTCCTTCCAGCAGCCACCCAGCTCCTTCCAGCAGCCACCcagctccttccagcagcctgccagctctttCCAGCAGCCACCCAGCTCCTTCCAGCAGCCGGCCAGCTCCTTCCAGCAGCCACCCAGCTCCTTCCAGCAGCCACCCAGCTCCTTCCAGCAGCCACCCAGCTCCTTCCAGCAGCCACCCAGCTCCTTCCAGCAGCCACCCAGCTCCTTCCAGCAGCCACCCAGCTCCTTCCAGCAGCCGGCCAGCTCCTTCCAGCAGCCACCCAGCTCCTTCCAGCAGCCACCCAGCTCTTTCCAGCAGCCACCCAGCTCCTTCCAGCAGCCACCCAGCTCCTTCCAGCAGCCG GACTGTCTCAGATTGTTCTTTAAAGACGAggttctcagctccagggaccaacCATTCTGTTCCTTTTGTGGGAGGAAGCAGGACCAGACTGAGAGCATCCAACTACTGAAAGCACCTGATATTATCATAATCCATCTGAAACG tTTTGAATCTGATGACCACGGCAATCGGAAACTGACCAGCACTGTGGCCTTTCCACTTGAAGATCTAGATCTGTCCCAATATACAACCAACCCAGCAACTCAACAGCTGAAGTATCATCTTTATGCTGTTGTG aatcACACAGGGACGTTAGATAGTGGTCATTATACTGCCTACTGTAAGAATCCTGTAACACAGACCTGGCACGAATTCAACGATGCTAAAGTCAGCAGCATTTCTGAGCAGAAAATCCAGTCACCAGCTGCTTATGTTCTTTTCTATAATTGCGTGAATTTTCAGTGGGCACAATGA